The following DNA comes from Brassica oleracea var. oleracea cultivar TO1000 chromosome C5, BOL, whole genome shotgun sequence.
GTCTCTTCGCGTACAGATGAGGGAGCTCTTCGTTCCCAACCCAAAACTCTTAAATAATCACTACAACAGAGGAATAAAAAACAAAGTCTATGAAGGAGATTCGTGGAACAACCTGCAAACATTTGTACGATAAAGCGATGATTAGATAGCTCGTACCGTTTCGATTGATTAGAGCGGTAGGCAAAACATCGGAATTGAAGATTTACAAAGAGATGCTTCACGTCAATTGAACAGCCCGAAACTCCATATATAGTTGGTATCTCGAATCTCCATTGTTGCTATCAGATAATGAAGAACAACACTGTTGGTTTCAGAAATAGAAGAAGAACATGAACCCCAAAAATTCAAAACGTCAGGATTGAAGATTCAAACAGCTACGCGTTATGTTGATTAAACATCTCGAAACTCCATTGTTTGTATCTCGAATCTCCATCGTTGGTTTCAGAGAGGGGAGAATCTCCATCGCAAATGGCTTAGAGTCACCGTCGCAGGAAGAGGGGAGACAACCTTCTTCGTTTCTCGACTTAGGGTTAGAAGCACTTACCTGGACACGTGGCGCCTTCTCCTTGCTCGACTTTCCTAGCTGGCAGATGACGTGGATAACCTTAGAAGAGAGAAAACCTTACTTTATAATAATAGATAGATTCACCTTCTTAATGGATGGTTAAGATCGAACTGATCTAACGACTCAGATCATTTCCTTCTTATGAAGTTACTCACTATATACCCTCCCCTTAACGTAGTGGGCACTTCGGTTATTTTCTCGGTTCGGTTCGGGTTCGGTTCGGTTTGGTTAGTTCGGCTCTAGTGTTTTTCCAACTGAAATAAACCATAGTTAGTTTGGTTTGGTTCGGTTCAGTTTGTGTTCGGTTCGGTTTATATTCGGTTCGGTTTGTATTCGGTTCGGTTTGTTTTTGGATTAGTTTAATTAGGTTCTTCTTAGTTTAATTTTTTAAGAGAAATTATGTTTTAAAACATAAATTATGTAAATATAAATTATGTGAACTAAATTCAATATAAAACTGAAACAATTTTTTTTTAAAAGTTTCAAAAAGTATATAAGAATTAAAACAAATGAAAGTTAACTAAAATAAAAAAAAACCAACATCATTAGTAATGTCTCTTATATCATTATTAAAAAACCTGTAATGAATCATCTTCCATGTGACGTTGTGGAGAAGAACTTTTGTTTTTAATAAAATTTGCTTTAGGTTTTAGATTTAGATTTAACATCCACGTTTACATATACAAAAATATAAACATACAAACTTTTCTAATTTTTTTAAATCAAATATTTTGGTGATTATATATTAGGTTAGAAGAATATATGTTAATGAATGAAAAATGAAAAATATGTGGTATAGTATTAGAATTTTAGTATATTGGTATTACTAATATTTTTAATTTAAATAATTACAAAACACATTGGTTTCTCGGTTCGATTCGGTTTAAACCGAACCATTCGGGTTGGGGAAATCTTCAACCAAATGAGTTTGAAATAGACTTTGGTTCGGTTTGAATCGGTTTCGATTCGGTTTGAATCGGTTCGGTTCGGTTTCTTTGCCCACCCCTAGTTTTTTGCATTCCAAGGAAAACAAACATCAAACATTCCATTGCTTTTGTTAAGTTTGCAAGGTCCATTCTTTCCTATCTTCCATTCACATTGTCTGCAACCAAATTTCTCAAACTCTCTATCTCTCTCTTGTTTATAAATATCAAAATGATGCCACTCGTTCCCCCAACTAAACCTGCAAAAGAATAAAGTACGGCCAAAGACGTCAGGTTTAAAGTCAAATGGCCATGATCCACCTGGTGCCAACCTCCGGTCTCCAAGATTATTATTCCCCGATTTACAATTGTACCATAGCGACAAACCACCTCCAATGTCATTATGAATCGTCACTATCGTCTTCTGTGCTTGAGTTATGGTTCCACTTATTATGGATATGGTCATTATAAAAAGAACAATGAGGTGTTTTGGATAATCCATTGTTGCTTTTGTTTGTTTGTTTCCTTAGAATTTTTCTTCTATATTTATAATAAAGCACTAGGAGGTTTGTCAATAAAAAAAGCATTAAGAGTTTCCCTACCTTATGAAGAGATAGCAAATTTTTAAAATAGTATTCTTTTATTTTACAGTGAAGAATAATCTACATTTTGGTATTACTAAATTTTAGATCTTAGCTTCATCGGTTAAAAAACTCACCAACGTAAATACTTGTAATGATTAATTTATTGGTTTAACTATTTTTACATTGATTACATTAATAGACTGAAGCACAATAACTAAATTACGAACACTATATTGTATGATTAGAGTTTCCACTGATTAAAAATTCTTACAAATTAATTGATGTATATTACATTCCATATTTTAATATGATTTTAAAGATTGGGTGGAGCAAAAGATTTAGATTTCTATCTCAATTCTTATTTCTACTTATTTAATTAAGTTCAAATAATAAGATAAACTAAAAAATAAGATCAATTTGAATTGATGACTTCTCCTCAGGATCAAAACCATAAAAACATGACAAATAAATAAAATTATCTAAAATTATGGAAAAGTTGTAAAATCAGAAAAATCACTTCTCAAATAATAGTATAGATGAAACCTACACCAAACTAGTTAACAGAAAAAGGTCAATTTTTAAAAAAAAGTATGGTTGGAATATAGTTAAATGTTTGAAATTGTAATCGACAAAAAAAATGTTTGAAATTATAAATAAATATATTAAACAATATAAAAATAAATAATCGAGTTTTCAAATTATTAAACACGTGTTTAATCACAATAAATACGTTATTCAAGCAGTTGACTATTGATTCATTAGATTAACTAATAACCTGACTTTTTTTTTTATTTTTTTTTTACAGCAAACATTTACAGACTCATGTAGACTCTGTAAACCAAGGTGGTAAAACTACATCCATGTGCACGACGAAAGACAGTTGTTGCCGAGCACTCCGTGCCAAGCTATCCGCCCTTTTGTTCTCCGTCCTAGGAACATGAACAATTTCTGAGTTGACAAAACTTTGTCGCAAAGTCTTGATATCTTCTAGGTAGCTTTCAAATGCTGGCCATTCCTCTGGTTCCGAAACCATCTTCACCAGTTGAGAACAATCCGTTGCAAACGTAACCTGAAACTGCCTTAAATTTCGCATACATTCCATCGCCCAAATCAATGCCTCCATCTCCGAATGAAGAGGTGAGAGGGATGCCCTTACATTTCGTGCTCCCAATAAGCCATCAAACCCTGGCAGCGTGCTATGCCATCCTTGTCCTGAAAAAAAATCCTTATCTTTCCAAGAACCATCCGTGAAACACCATCGTCCTATGGTCCCTATATCAGGCCGTACCTGTACTTCCTGTACCAATCTACGATCTTTAATAACTTGTGCCTCAGCCCACAATGTTGATTCCACTTCTGCCAATCTCAGCATGTCTCTTGGGTCCATATCTAAATTACTGAACACTTTGTTGTTCCGACCCTTCCAAATATACCATAATATCCATGCAAACTGGTGATCCACCATTTTTGGATTAAGTCTCCAGAATAGATGATCCATATTAGCAAAAAGAGAGCCAATTGGGAAAATGTTTGGATTTGATGGGATCTTGGATAATGCCCACACTTGACGTGCTGGAGGACATTCAAAAAACACATGGTTTATTGATTCCTCCGGAGCTCCGCACCTGGCACAGCAGGTGTCTCCTTGCATCCCTCGTGCTTTTAATGTTTTCGTCACCGCTATACAACCAGATACCAGCTGCCAAAGAAAGTGTTTTAGCTTCGGAGGACACCTCACCTTCCAACAGTATGCCTTAAGGATATCCACATTAGGGCCATAAAAATCAGGTGGTTTCTCCTTGTCAGGATAAATCCTTTCTACCTGATATCCTGATTGTACCGTATATTTTCCATTTTTTGTGAAATGCCATCCATTCCTATCTGCCAACTGATTTCTGCCCAATGGTATACTCTCAATTATTTTTGCATCTTGTGGATCCACCAAGTCCCTAATTGCCTGTACATTCCATGTGCGTGATTCTTGATTAATGAAATAATCTACAGTGAGGTCCGGGTANNNNNNNNNNNNNNNNNNNNNNNNNNNNNNNNNNNNNNNNNNNNNNNNNNNNNNNTTTTATTTCGAATGCGTCGTTGCTTTGTCAAAGCATGATAAAATTTTGTGTTAAGATCCCCGGATGAATGCCACATATTCCGACTCTTCTGATGCCAATACTCTTCCTCATCCTTATACGCCTCTTGTAATTTCCTGGAAATCTCAATAATATCCTCTTGTGATCTGTTGTTATATGTTTGTACCTCCTTCAGAGCTTGTTGAAGATTATGAATTTTTTCCTTTCCATATGGTTGATTTTCCTTCCGCCAAGATGATATCTCATGTCGGCAGTTACTAATTTTAGTAATAAAATCCTCTGATTGACCTGTTCTGGATTCTGTCCAGCCCGATACAATTGACTCCATTAGCCCCTCTTGGCCTAACCACCTTTTATCAAACCTAAATTGTCCCCTTCTTCTCTTTGATGATCTGTCTTCCAAAAAAGCAATCACAGGGCGATGATCCGATCCCACCATCCTCAAGTATTATGTATAAGAAACTGGAAACAGTGTGTGCCATTCTTCATTAGCTAAGGCTCGGTCCAATCTGCATCTGCCCATCACCGTTCCTTTCCCTTTGCCTCTCCGGCCTTGCCATGACAATTTATTACCTCGAGCTGGGAATTCCAATAACCCACTATTTCGTATCATATTATTAAAGGGAATAAAAGATGTTGCACATCGTAAAGAACCCCCATCCTTTTCATGATTCCCAGTAATCTCATTTAGATCTCCTACAATAAACCAAGGATCCGACCTGGATAACCCATACCGGGTTAATCGCTCCCAAACTTGTTCCCTTAGTTTCTGATCCGGTTCACCATATACAAATGTAAGGAAAACTTGTTTCCCTTTGACCACAGCCTCAACATCAATCATTCTATTACTTGAATATAAAATTTTAACTTGGAACTCATTGTTATAATAGAGAGCTAAACCACCACTTTTCCCAATTGGATACACCGTAGCCAGATTGTCATAACCAAAGTGAAATTGAAATCCTTGTACTAAACCAAAATCCTGTTTCGTTTCTGATAAAAATAAAAAATCTGGTTTGTTTTTATGCCATATTTCCCGGAGATAACTCTTTGTCCAGTGACTTGCAATTCCAACTTAATATTTTCATATATATAAAGAGACTGATTTTGCCCTTTCGAGCGAGAGGACTGGAGTTCCTTTCTTTCTAACTGTTTACCACCATCACCCTGACGAATTACCACCTTAGCTACAGCACGTTTGCGTGGAGAGAGAAGCGAGCTTGCCATCCTCATCTTGTTGCTACCCGCTGTGCTGGGTTTGAGCAGCCTCCTGCGATTACTCTGTCTCGTCGCCATGTCATCTGCTACCGTTGCGTTGTTGCCATCACCACTCACCAGTTCCTCTTGCCCATCAACCTCAGCCAGTTGCTCAGCTTCCTCCTCCGAGAGAGTCTGAAACTCATCCTCTACCTCCACATCCTCACCATTCTCCAATATGGAAGCATGAATAGCCTCTATTTCCATATCAATGTCAGCTGCTATGTCCTCCTGTTGCCCCATCACTCCCTTGAGCTTGATTAAACCCATCTCCTCCTCAGTAGTGTCAATTATCGCCTCTGATCCTTCCGCCTGCGTCTTAGCTAGTTCAGTCTTTTAAAGAAGTAGATTAAAAACGGCGATGATATTGGCGACTAGGGTTTGATGATTTTACGAAGATGGAATCCGGGAATTCGAGCAGGGGATTGGGTGGACTCGATCTATGGTGATCACAACAAGGATTATGGGAATCAAGGCTTTTATTTGGTCCGATTTGGGAGAGATCCGGGAATCGGAAAGAGGATCTGTCGGAGTTTAAGGATCTGGGTCCAAGGGCGGTGGAGTCTGGACGCAATAGAGATTGATCTCAGGATCTTTACAGGTTGTAATTTAGATCGTGATTCTTTTCTTTCCTCTTCATACCTTCTGGAGATGGGGCTGTTTTACCTTACCGAGGTTTGGGTGTTTTGGTATCTGCGGGGATTGAGAGTAGAAAGTATCAAATTACAGAGATACGAATTAATTGTGGAATATTTGGTGTTTGAATATATGGGAAATTGGGGTCAATATAAGGAGATGACAGAAGTGTTTTTTTGGGATATCACTGGTTCTTTCCTCGTTCTTTGCATGCTTAAAGTTTTCTTTTTCTTCCTGATTATCATGACGCAGAGCCAGCTCTTGAGCTACGGTGAGGAGCTGAGGAATGGTGAGGGTATGCGCAAAAGACTGAAGATCTCAGTGGCGCATTTTGACAACTCCGCATTGATCAAAACCTACTCCAAGACTTTGATCGGGAGATGTATGAATCCGGAGGAACAGGAGATGAAGGCGTTGTTCACAAATCTTCTAAAGATTTGGAAATTGGAGGAGAGGGTAACGAGAACTGATTTGGGCTTTGGCAAATTCCAGTTCGACTTCAAGACGGAGGAGGAACTTGAAGCGGTTTTAATGCAGCAGCCTTTCCATTTCGACTATTGGATGCTGGCCTTGGCAAGGTGGCAACCAAAACAGTCCAAGTCTTTTCCCTCAGAGATCATGTTCTGGATAAGAGTCATTGGAGTCCCGCTTGAGTTTAGGACGGTCCCGACCTTTGAGAGCATTGGGGGTGCCTTGGGGAGAGTGGTTGCGGTTGATGTGAAGCATAACCGGGTGCAAGTAGTCATTGACGCGTTCAAGGATCTGTGTCTCGAGACGACGGTGGATTTCAAAGGAGGAGAGTTCTATGACGGGGAGGAAGCGGCGGTGTCTCTGCGCTATGAGAAGTTATAATAACCTGACTTTTATTAGTTTATTGTATCATAACTAAAAGAAAAGAAAAAAACATTAAAATTTATACGTCTAACAATAGACATATATTTAAAATAAATATAGTCGTTAAATATGATAATATAAATAAATTTCGATTTTTAGAAAACCGAGCTAATACTAAATTTAATGAAAAAATATATATACTTCATAAATTGGATGTCACTTTATTGATAAAAACTGTAAGACCTTCATAATTCTCAAACAAATAATATCGATGAACTAATTTCCATCTGTATAACATGTATGGTATAACATGTCGTTAGGTTAATTTCATATATTATAAGTATAACATGTATGGTATACTTAGTATATATATCAATAACATGTATGGCTTAATGTTCTAATATGTATTAGTTTATTTTAAATACCTGATTTATAGTGTGTTACAGTGAAATAATATTATACGTTATTGCAGATTACATGATTTTCATCTTTATCAGAATGTGAATCTATAGCTATAATATAAATGAAATTATATATAGCTTAAAGTTTCTTCAAATTATCTGAATTTATAGATATCTTTTGATCAGAACCATAACTTTATTAAATAATATATCACATTTAATATAAAGGTATATAAACATACAAATGTCTTGAGAATATTTATGGGATCTCTTATACTATATTTCAAAATCTTTTGAAATTAATTTTATATTGTTGATTAATTGTGTACACTACTCCACTAAACTATACCTAACAATTAATATTTATTGATGACAAAATAATAATATTTTTAAAACCCCAAAATAAATTTATAATATATCCAAGTAATATGATAGAATCTTTTCAAACTTACTATTTTCTGAATTTGACATAAATACTATATATATGTCACAACTCATATATGCATTGTAGTTTCTCTTTTTAATTTTTACCTTTTCCTAATTATGAAACGCATGTGTTAAGATGATTAATATAATGTAATAAAAATTAATGTTATTCTTTCATTATTAACCAATCAAAAGTTCTCTATTGATTTTTTTATCAACAAATTTAATTTATCAAAATTATCATAAATTTCAAATATATACAAAACTTACTTACCGTAAATAATATTTAAACGATATTTACGGCGGGAAGTCATGTAGCAACAGACTAGAAAACCGAAAAACTCACAAAAAGAATTTAATATTTATATTTAATTAAATAAATTAGCATAAATATAAAAATTAATATTAAAATAAAATTATTAAGAAGATATATTAATAAAATTAATCAGTATATTTATGAATTTTTGATACAATATATATCAACAATATGCCTCACACTATGTTTTTTTAACGGAGTGTAACATATTTGATTGTTGTAAATATACATCAATCTACCTTGTCACACACGCCTCTAACTACTCCATTATTCCCGGTTAACACTTTGTAAGAAGACAATTTAACAAACGCGGAAGAGAAGGAACCGAAGAAACGGTCCTGATCAGCCGCAAACGCTTCGACAAACGGGCGTGTGCGTGGGTCCACTCCAATCTCCGAGTCAATTCTCAGGTTGCCACGTCCCGCGATGGAATCATCATAATAAGCTGTGTCAAAGATCAACGAAGTCTGGTCGTTGGGAACAAATGTAGCTTCCGCTGTTTTGGATGTCGGAGAAAACTCTGGGCAAACAACTCGCAAAAATGTTTGAAAACGTGGATCCATGTTCGCGTTCGTTGCGTTTTCGTTATCAAAACGCGATAACACGTTGTTACAGTGTGTCACTCCTATTGAATGTGAACCTACAAATCAAACAAAACCAACGAAAAAGTGTTTATATAGATAGGTGTAATCCAAAACTGTTATTAAAAGAAATAAATATCTAAAGTCCATAGTTCATTTATTATGTATAACTGTATACACTTATTATAAATTTTATACTCCTGAAAATTAGATTTTGTAGATTTTTTGTTCTATAAAGATATATTTTCTAAATTTTAATTGACATTTAATAAGTTATATTTTTAAAAAAATATTAATTAAAATATTTAAATTGAACAAATATTATTGGTTGATAGTTATTGAAAAATGTAAGATAAAAATAAATATTATATATAACTATTATATTTTTAATATGTATGAAAAAGTAGAAAGTATGTTTTCTGTGAACTGAATGAGTATCAAAATATGTATATCTATACCCATAATGGCTACGGACTCCTCGATGGTCATGTCTATGCCAGCAAAGAGATTTAAGATAGAGTCGACATCAGCAGTGGAGGGAGGAAGCTCAGAGTCAGCCACGTGTTTGCTGGGAGTGGAGAGAGAGTCTTTTCTTCCTAACGGCACTGCGATGAGTGGGCCACCAGTGAGAGCGACGGCTTCTCTAGCGACGAGGATGATGAGGTCAGAGCAAGAGACTTGCTGGGGACATTCGACCTCCAATGAGGTTTTGATTGAGCCAATGAGTTCCCTCTTTCTGATTCCGAAGTTCTTGGCTGAGTCAAGCTC
Coding sequences within:
- the LOC106292249 gene encoding uncharacterized protein LOC106292249; this translates as MTQSQLLSYGEELRNGEGMRKRLKISVAHFDNSALIKTYSKTLIGRCMNPEEQEMKALFTNLLKIWKLEERVTRTDLGFGKFQFDFKTEEELEAVLMQQPFHFDYWMLALARWQPKQSKSFPSEIMFWIRVIGVPLEFRTVPTFESIGGALGRVVAVDVKHNRVQVVIDAFKDLCLETTVDFKGGEFYDGEEAAVSLRYEKL
- the LOC106343832 gene encoding peroxidase 29, with the translated sequence MMKPKSIAAAFASWFVIISLLCSCISGDQNETNYEGLSYNYYEKTCPRLDEIVRSSISPMFALDPTAPAALLRLMFHDCQVQGCDASILIEPSGDQQFTELDSAKNFGIRKRELIGSIKTSLEVECPQQVSCSDLIILVAREAVALTGGPLIAVPLGRKDSLSTPSKHVADSELPPSTADVDSILNLFAGIDMTIEESVAIMGSHSIGVTHCNNVLSRFDNENATNANMDPRFQTFLRVVCPEFSPTSKTAEATFVPNDQTSLIFDTAYYDDSIAGRGNLRIDSEIGVDPRTRPFVEAFAADQDRFFGSFSSAFVKLSSYKVLTGNNGVVRGVCDKVD